A segment of the Chryseobacterium scophthalmum genome:
AATTACAAAATGGAGTAATCAATAGCGCTCAAGAAACAATTAGTCTATCTTCTTACACCAATGGTATCTATATCATTGAAGTAAAAACTGATAAAGACGTTATTTCTAAGAAAGTTATCAAAGAATAATTATAATTCAGATATAATTTTACGCAAAACACTAACACTTGTTAGTGTTTTGTTTTTTTATGTATATTTGCTTCCTATGGAAAATACACTTCACGAGAAAGTTTCAAAAGATATTTTGCTTAAAGCGTACAATCACATGATGCTTGCAAAAGCAATGGCAGATATTTATGAAGAGAACAGAAATGTTACTAAATATGTTCATAGCACATCAAGAGGTCATGAGGCTATTCAGTTGGCAACAGCTTACCAATTAAAAAAAGAAGACTGGGTTTCTCCTTATTATAGAGACGAAAGCATTCTTTTGGGAATAGGTTTTCAGCCTTACCAATTAATGTTACAATTATTAGCGAAAGCAGATGATCCTTTCTCTGGTGGTAGATCTTACTATTCTCACCCTTCTAGCAGAGATGAAGACAAACCAAAAATTATTCACCAAAGTTCAGCAACCGGAATGCAGACAATTCCGACTGCGGGTGTTGCACAGGGAATAAAATATATTCAGGATTTTAATTTACAGCAATTTGAAAACAACCCTGTAGTTGTTTGTAGTCTTGGAGACAATTCTGTGACTGAAGGTGAAGTAAGTGAAGCGTTGCAATTTGCAGCTTTACACCAGCTTCCTATTATTTTCTTGGTTCAGGATAATGAATGGGGAATTTCGGTTACCAAAGAAGAAGCAAGAACTTGTGATGCTTATGATTTCGTAGCAGGGTTTGAAGGTTTGGGAAGAATGCGAGTTGACGGAACCAATTTCGTTGAAAGCTTCGAAGTGATGAAAAAGGCTGTAGATTTTGTAAGAGCAGAAAGAAAACCTTTGGTTGTTTGTGCAAAAACAGTTTTGATTGGCCACCATACTTCCGGAGTGAGAAGAGAATTCTATAGAGATGAAGAAGATTTAACAAAACACAGAGCAAAAGATCCGGGAGAAATCCTGAGAAACCAATTGCTGGAATCTGGTGTTGATGAAGAATTATTAAAACAAATCACTAAAAAAGCTCGTCTTGAAGCTGAAGAAGCATTCGAAAGAGCTCAGAAAGCTGAAGACCCGAAGCCTGAAACAGTGATGCAACATATTTTCGCTCCGACTCCTATCACAGAAGAAATAGGAACTCGTGAACCGGAAGGCGGAGAAAAAATTGTAATGGTAGATGCTGCCATTCATGCTATTCAGGAAATTATGTGGAAACATCCGGAAGCATTGTTGTACGGACAGGATGTTGGTGAAAGAATTGGTGGGGTTTTCCGTGAAACGGTAACTTTAGGGAAGAAATTCGGAAGCAAAAGAGTTTTCAATACGGCAATTCAGGAAGCTTACATCATTGGTTCTACAACAGGAATGAGCGCAGTTGGTTTGAAACCGATTGTTGAAGTACAGTTTGCTGATTATATTTATCCGGGAATCAATCAGTTGATTACGGAAATTTCAAAATCTAGTTATTTAAGTCAGGGTAAATTCCCTGTAAGCAATATTATCCGTGTTCCGATCGGAGCTTACGGCGGTGGTGGACCTTACCATAGTGGAAGTGTAGAAAGTATTTTAGCGAATATTAAAGGAATTAAGATCGCTTATCCAAGCAACGCAGCAGATTTTAAAGGTTTACTAAAAGCTGCTTATTACGACCCGAATCCTGTTGTTATGTTAGAGCACAAAGGATTATACTGGAGCAAAGTTCCCGGAACCGAAGATGCAAAAACGATTGAACCCGCTGAAGACTATATTTTACCTTTTGGCAAAGGAAAAATAGTAATTGAAGCAGATGATAAAGAAATCAAAAAAGGAAATACTCTAGTGGTAATCACTTACGGAATGGGAGTTTATTGGGCAAAAGAAGCCGTGAAAAACTTTGGTGGAAAAGTGGAAGTAATTGATTTAAGAACCCTTATTCCATTGGATGAAGAATTGGTTTTTGAAAGAGTAAAAGCACACGGAAAATGTATCGTTTTAACGGAAGAACAGCTTAATAATTCTTTCGCTGAAGCCTTTGCACACCGTATTTCTAAAAACTGTTTCAAATATCTTGATGCGCCTGTAGAAACGATGGGATCGCTTGATACTCCTGCAGTTCCAATCAATTTAATTCTGGAAAAAGAAATGCTTCCAAATGCTGAAAAGCTTACGAAGAAAATTGATGAAATGCTGAAATATTAATTCAGACAAAAAATAAATAATAAGACCTCTAAAATTTTTAGAGGTTTTTTTGTACGGTTTTTGCTAACTTGGTTATACAAAAATTTTACATTTAAATGATCACTACAAAATACGTCAATTACAGGCAGGTTCTTAACTTATCAGGATTCCATTTAATTTTAATTGCTGTTTGGTGTACTTTGATTGCTGTACTTTTTCACGTTTTTCATTGGGATTGGATGATTATTCCCTGGGTTCCGGTTGCGTTGATTGGTACCGCAGAAGCATTTTTGGTCGGTTTTAAAAATAATCAGGCATACGACAGGTTGTGGGAAGCCAGAAAAATTTGGGGCGGAATTGTCAATTCAAGCCGCTCGTTTGCATCTATGGTTTATGCTTTTGATACCAATAATGAAAATTTAGGAAAGTTTGATATTGAAGACCGCAAAAAAAAGATTGTTCACCGTCATATTGCGTGGTTATATGCTTTTCGTGAGCAGCTTTTGGTTCCTGCCGAATGGGAGCACATTAAAGTAGAAGAAGAGCATTTCAAAAACATAGATCACAAACGAAATCGTTTGATAAAAGCAGGTTTTCCGGATTACGGAAGAACTCCTATTTTCCTCAATAAATATTTATCTGAAGAAGAAGCCGAACTACAAAATCATTATAAAAACTTTGCAACTTACCTTATTGCTCAGCAATCGAAAGATGTGAATGAGCTGAAAAATAGGGAAGCCATTTCAGAATTCAACCAAATACAGTTACAAGATTGCCTTAATGAATTTTATACTTTGCAGGGACAAGCCGAGAGAATTAAAAAGTTCCCTTTGCCTAGACAGTTTGCGAGTACCGCTTTTGTTTTTAACGTCATTTTTATTATGTTGCTTCCTTTAGGTTTGGTGAGCGAATTTGCCAAGCTTGGAGATTGGGGAATTTGGGCTTCTATTCCTTTCTGTATTACGATTGGCTGGATTTATATTATTATGGAATTGGTGGGTGATTATTCTGAAAACCCTTTCGAAGGATTGATGTTTGATATTCCGATGCTTGCAATTTGCCGAAGTATAGAGGTTGACCTTTTACAAATGGGAGGTGACAAAGATTTACCAGATGCAATCACTTCTAAAAACGGAGTTTTAGTTTAATTTTAAAGCTAAATTCTAAAATACGAACCACTTTGCAGCCCGACTTGAGCGGAAATCCTTTTTTGTTGGTTGAGCTTGTCGAAACCAACAAAAAAGATTGGGAGCGGAAGGCGGAAAAAGCTGCCAAAAACATAATAACCACGTTCGATGGTATACTACAAAATAATTTTGGTTGTATTTTTCACTTCAGAGATCGTGAAAGAGCTGTGTGTACTTGCAATATGCTGCAAAGTCGTGAGTTTGGTCACCATAAAATTTCTGTAATCATCCATATCTTTCAGGCAGATTTTCAAAATATAATCGTAATCTCCGCTTACATGAAAACATTCGGTGACTTCCTGTAGATTCATTACTTCTTTTTCAAACTGCATCACATATTCTTTTTTGTGCTGAGTCAATTTTACATGACATAAGATCAAAAATTTTCTGTCAATTTTTGTCTTGTCTACCAAAGCTACATATTTGGAAATGACACCTGAATTTTCGAGTTTTCTGATGCGTTCATAGACCGCAGTTACTGAAAGACCAAGCTTGTAAGACAGTTCTTTGGTGGTTTGTTTGCAGTCTTCCTGTAAATATTGCAGCAGTTTTTTATCAGTTTCATCAAAAGTCATAGATAATATTTTATTAAAAATATGAATAAAGCAAATATAACCAACTTAAATTCTACAAAAACAATATTTAATAGTTTTATTTTCTAAATATTTAAATTACTGTTGTAATAATTATTAGAAATATTCATTTTTAAAACAAAAAAATATGAACCATTTCAATGCGGCTAATGAAATACAGGATCTTCAGTATTTCGGAGAATTTGGAGGCGTAAATCCTTCAATTTCTGACAGCTCAACCTATACTTTTCTTTCAGCGAAAACAATGTTTGATACCTTCGAAGGTAATGCAGAAGGTTGTTATCTATATTCAAGACATTCATCTCCGATGAATCTTTACCTTTCTGAGGCTTTGGCAAAAATGGAAAATACCGAAGCTGCCAATGTTACCGCTTCAGGAATGGGCGCGATTACTTCTGTTTTGATGCAGGTTTGCAAATCGGGTGACCATATTATTTCAAGCAGAACAATTTACGGCGGAACGTATGCTTTTATGAAAAATTTTCTGCCGCCTTTCCAAATTGAAACTTCATTTGTAGATATCAATAATTTTGAATCTATAGAAAATGCTATTAAAGAAAACACAAAGATTATATATTGCGAAAGTGTAAGCAACCCTCTTTTGGAAGTTGCCGACCTTAGAAAACTTTCGGAAATCTGCAAAAGGCATAACCTAAAACTTATTGTAGACAATACTTTTTCTCCACTTACCATCTCTCCTACTCTTTTGGGAGCAGATATTGTGATTCACAGTTTAACCAAATTCATCAACGGAAGCAGTGATACTGTGGGTGGAGTTTATTGTGGAAGTCAGGAATTTATTAATGACACCAAAAATGTAAACAACGGAGCATGTATGCTTTTAGGTCCTACAATGGACAGTTTCCGCTCGGCAAGTATTCTTAAAAATTTAAGAACGCTTCATATCAGAATGAAACAGCACAGTCACAACGCTTTATTTTTAGCTGAAAGATTTGAAGAAGACGGTTTAAAAGTTTCATATCCGGGTTTAAAATCTCATAAAAATCATGAATTAATGAAAAGCATGATGCATGAAGAATACGGATTTGGCGGATTACTGACTTTAGATGCAGGAACAACAGACAAAGCCAACGAATTGATGGAAATGATGCAGCAGGAAAATCTGGGTTATTTAGCGGTAAGTTTAGGCTTTTACAAAACATTATTCTCATGCTCTGGAAGCTCAACCTCATCGGAAATTCCTGAAGAGGAACGTGAAGCAATGGGAATTTCTGACGGATTAATAAGATTCTCAATCGGTCTCGATCACGATATCGAACGTACCTACGAAAAGATGAAAGAATGCATGCTCAAAACAGGCGTTCTAAACCATGAAACCATTTCATCCATATTTTAATTATTGTATAAAAGCTGTCAAAATTTTGACAGCTTTTATTATTTTTAATTTTAACCGCAAAAGTCACAAAAGATATTTTGCGTAATATTTTTAGAGTATTTCAAAAGCTCACAAAATGAAAATCAGCGATTTTCAAAAAAACTTATATGTTCTTCTCGCTCTTTAGCTTTTAACTTAAAGCAGAAACTTTTTGTACCTTTTGTGGTTAGTTTAAACTTTATGAAAATGTTTAGGAAATGCATCTTCAGGTTTCATCTTTAAAACATTTAATAAAGTCCACGATTTTAAAAAACCATATCCATAAGAAAACATTTGAATATACGTTGAAATCACCGCCATTGCGCCAATTGCAATATTTTTAGTAACAATAGTAGCATGAATCAAAACCATGAAAGTGTACAATCCGAAAAGAGAAAGGATAAAACCTTTTCCCAAAATAAAATATTCAATAAATCCTAAAACGTAACCTAACAAAAACAAAGTTGGAAAAGCGAAAGAAATTTTCACGTAATTAGGATGTCTTTGATTAAGGATCGGTCTTGCACAACCAAACTGATAGACCTGTTTTGAAAACTTTCCAAAGTCTACTCTTCGTTTGTGATACACTGCAATAGTATCAAAAAAAGCAGTGGTAAAGCCATTTTCCCAAAGCGTCATCGAAAGATCCGGATCTTCACCAATTCTCATTTCAGAAAAACCACCTACTTTTTCAAAAACTTCTTTCTTTACGCCCATATTGAAACTTCTCGGCTGAAATTTTGAAACCGCTTTTTTATTTCCTCTGATTCCGCCCGTTGTAAAAACAGAAGTCATAGAATAGGAAATCGCTTTCTGCATCAGATTAAAACCTTTATGTGCTTTATCGGCTCCACCAAAAGCATCGCAAGGAATGGTAAGAATATCTTTTTTAATATTTTCAATATAATCTTTCTCTACAATCACATCACTGTCTACAAAGACCAACCAATCATTTGAAGCTCTTTTTGCGCCGTAATTTCTCGATAAACCAGGTCCTGAATTGGTTTTTTTGAAATATTTTATAGTTAAAATTTCTTCGAATTGATGGATTGTCGGTTGTAAATCAATCAAAGAACCATCATCTACAATAATCACTTCAAAGTCTTTATCAGTCTGAGAATTGAGTGAATTTAATAGCTCGAAAAGTTCATCTTTTCGGTTAAAAATAGCAACAACGATGGAAATAGTAGGTTTCAAATTGAAAATTTTTCAAAATTAACCATTTTGCGAGACAGTTTGCAAATGTAGAATTGAATTGTTTGTTAAAAATAAAAAATAGTTACTTTTATAAAAAAATTTCATGTCAGATTTCCGACTAAAAGTTTTTCTGGAAGTAAAAAAACATCTGAATTTCTCTAAAGCTTCCGAAGCTTTATTCATCACGCAACCTGCGGTGAGTAAACACATCAAAACTTTGGAAGATGAGTTGGGAGTTCAGCTTTTTGAACGAACCAAACAAGGCGTGAAGTTAACTTTGGAAGGCGAAAAATATTCGACTTTTGCAGAAGAGATTATGAATCTTTACGAAGAAGGAAAGTTCGTCATGAATCAGGTTAAAAACAAATATGATGGAACTCTCAAAATCGGAGCAAGTACAACCATTGCACAATATATTCTTCCAAAAATTCTGGCACAATTTGCTTCTCAATATCAAGGAATTGAGATTACTTTATTCAACAATAATACAGAAGAAATTGAAAATTTACTGATTCAGAAAAAAATTGATTTAGGATTTATCGAAGGAATTTCCGGAAAATCTCAGCTGAAATATGCCGAAATTGGAAAAGACGAATTGGTGTGTACTGTAAATGCAAATCATCCTTTAGCCAAAAGAAACAGTTGTTCTGTTCATGATATTTTGCAGTTTCCATGGGTTTTTCGGGAGCAAGGTTCCGGAAGTTTGGATGTTTTGAATGTTTATTTAAAACAAATTGGAATTCACAGAAAAGACATTCAAACAGAAGCCTATCTTGGAAGTACTGAAAGCATAAAATCGTATTTGAAAGTATCTGAGTGTATTGGTTTTGTTTCCGTTTATTCTATAACAGACGAAATTCTTGCCGGAAAACTGAAAATTTTAGATATCGACAACTTAGAAATGTTGCGCTCCTTCTATTCTGTAGAACTTCATGGTTCATTAAAAAATATTCCGAAACTGTTTTTAAGCTTTTTAAATAATAACATAAAGTAATAATACATAATATTTTATCATAACTGAATGTGATTTAGTTTTGTGAATTTTGTAGAAAGAAATTCATCGTTATGATACAAAACATTTCACCTTCGCTCAGAAAATTTATTTTCTTCTTTGCTTTATTTATTTGCTTACTTCCATTTATAGATGCTCCTTTAGCATTGGTATTAGGATTTTTGGTTTCGTCAATTGTTCCGGATTCGTTTAAAAAATATCAGGGGAAACTCACTCATTTTCTATTGCAATTTTCTGTGGTTGGTTTAGGATTCGGAATGAATATCCACGAGGCAATGAAAGCCGGGAAAGAAGGATTCGTATTTACAGTAGCATCCATATTTCTCACATTAACTGCAGGAATTCTGATCGGAAATTTTTTGAAAATACGTAAAAATACCTCTACCCTAATTTCTGCAGGTACTGCAATTTGTGGAGGAAGTGCAATTGCTGCTATTGCTCCGGTTATAAACGCTGATGAAAATGAAACTTCAGTTTCTTTGGCAACTATTTTTGCGCTCAATTCGATTGCATTATTTCTATTTCCTGTTTTAGGACATCTTTTAAGCATGGATCAGCATCAATTCGGACTTTGGTGCGCTGTGGCGATACATGATACGAGTTCGGTTGTTGGTGCTTCTTCAAAATTTGGAAATGAAGCTCTTAAAATTGCAACGACGGTAAAATTAGAACGGGCACTTTGGATTATTCCTATAAGTTTGCTTTTTGCATTTATCAATAAAAAGAATGGAACCGGTAAAATAAAAATCCCCTATTTTATTTTTCTGTTTGTGTTAGCAATTGTAGCAAGCTCTTATATTCCAGCTGTGGAAGCTATTTCAGAACACATCGTTTTTCTTGCTAAAAAAGGTTTAACCTTTACTTTATTTCTTATTGGTTCAAACATGAGCATCACTGCTTTAAAAGCTGTTGGAATTAAACCATTAATTCAGGGTGTCTTGCTTTGGGCGCTTATTTCTGTGGGAAGTTTGTTGGTTATTTTGTGGATTTAAATATTTCTTATATGTCTATCATTTTTGATCATAATAAAAATTTTGACGCAAAGAGCACAAAGATTTCTTTAAACAATTCACTGTTTTTAAGCTCACAAAGGCGTTTGACTTCGTCTAATCTTCGATTTCACTTAACTAAGCATACAAAGACTTTTCTAATATGACAAAAAGTGCACAATAATAATTTCTTATTTAAATTTTTTTAAAGAACATTCTAAATTAGTAATTTGATTTATAAAATTCCATTACGCTGATTTTGCTGATTACGCAGATTTATTTTTGCAATTTCAAATCTTTAAAACTTATTGGAGGTCAAAAATTAATTAAAATTAGTATCTTAATTTTCTCTTAAAATGTTTACGCCAAAATGGAAGAAATTAAAATTTATATAGATTATATTGCCAGAATTATTGAAGTTATCGGGGTACTTACGATTTTCGCCGGAGCAGTAATCGCTTTAATAAAGTATTTATTTTCTATTCAAAGTACCAATCCCAGATCTTATAAAATACTAAAGCAAGAATTAGGAAAAGCAATTTTATTAGGTCTTGAGATTCTTGTTGCCGGAGATATTATCGCAACAGTAGTTACTGAACCGACGATTGATCGGCTTTTAGCTTTAGGATTAATTGTGCTCATCCGTACTTTTCTTAGCATTTCTATTCAGGTTGAAGTAGAGGGTAAATTTCCCTGGCAAAAAAAAGAAGAAATTTAACTGTTTTGTAAAAGAAATAAAAAGTATTTTCTACAAGAAAATTCCTGATTGATAATACATAAAAAGCACAAAAGAAATCACCAGCAAAATTACCGAACTGCTAAAAAGAATAAGTTTAAAAAGACTTTTAAAATAAAAAAGTCCGAGATGATAAAGCGAGAAAAATAGAATGAAAGAAATAGCAAAACCGATAAGAGTACAAATTAGTACACTTTGTATATAATTTTCTTCAGGAAAAGGATCTTTGAGAACAATAAAATAAAGAATGGAAGCGATCACAAGAAAGCTTCCACTCCATAATTCTGTTGTGTATTTTGATTTTTTTGAAGACTTTGTATTTTTTTCAGAATCCGAAGATGATTTTGAAGAAGATCCAAAACTTAAAAATTCTGCAAGAACTGCCAAACCATCAAGAAAATCAAAAGGCATATTTATTTTTTATTTTCTTCTAATTTATGAACTTTTTTCGTTCCTTCATACATTTCATACTGTAAAAATCTGGTTTCCAGTTTTCCGTTGAAAAGTTTTATTTTTCTTGAAGGTCGAAGTCCGATTTTCTTTACCGCTTCCAGGTCTGAAGAAATCAACCAAGCCAAAGTATTTGGATAATGTGTTTTGAAAGTATCTCCTATTTTTTTGTAAAAATCATCATCATTAATAGAAATTCGCTCATCATAAGGCGGGTTGAAAACCATCAACAAAGGAAATAATTCTTTTTTAGAATCAAAGAAATCTTGTCTTCTTACTTCGATTACATCTTCCATTTCTGCAGATGCAATGTTGGCATCAGCTGCATCCAGCATTCTTCCGTCGATATCGTATCCTACAATTTTACCTGTAAACTCTTTCACACGATTGATTCTTACTTCTTTTATTTTTGAAAATAAATCGGCATCGTAGTTTTTCCAGTTTTGGAAACCAAACCTTTTTCTGAAAGTCTGCGCCGGAAGATCCCAAGCGATCATTGCCGCTTCAATTAAAAGCGTTCCAGAACCGCACATTGGATCAAGGAAATTTCCTTTTCCGTCCCAACCTGCCAATTGCAGCATCCCGCTTGCCAAAACTTCGTTGATTGGAGCTTCACCCTGCTCTTTTCTGTAACCTCTTTTAAATAAAGCATCACCTGAAGAATCTAATGAAATGGTCACCAATTCTCTGTCGATGTGCAAATGAAATTTGATATCCGGAGATTTTGTTTCAATACTTGGTCTTTTTCCATATTTATTTTGGAAATAATCTACGATAGCATCTTTCATTTTGAAAGTCATAAACTGAGAATGACTGAATCTTTCTGAGTTCACCGTAGAATCGATGGCAAAAGTCTGATTGACATCCATAAATTCGTCCCATTCAAATTTGAAAAGTTTATCGTAATATTTGCTTTCATTATAAGCTTTAAACTCTTCAATCGGCACCAAAACTTTCAATGCAGTTCTTGCAGCGTAATTGATTTTATATAAAAAACCTAAATCACCTTCACAGTTTACCGCACGGTTTTTAAGTTCTACATTTCTTCCACCTAATTTTTTAACTTCCTCAGCAAGAATTGGTTCTAAACCAAAGAATGTTTTTATCTGAATTTTTAGATTTTCTGTATCCATTTTGCAAAAATAGTCATTTTAGTTGTTGGTTGTCAGTTTATAGTTGATAGAAATCGCTCTATCTTATAAAAACCATCAACCAACAACGATGTACCATCAACCAAAAACACTATTTTTGCATCATGGAATGGTTTGAATCTTGGTTTGATACCCCTTATTATCACTTATTATACAGCAACAGAGATTACACAGAAGCTGAAAATTTTATTACTAAGCTTACTTCAGAGCTAGAGCTTTCTCAATCAGCAAAAATCATTGATCTCGCTTGTGGAAAGGGAAGACACTCGGTTTTTCTTAATAAATTAGGTTACGATGTATTGGGACTTGATCTTTCCCGTCAAAGTATCGAACACAATAAACAGTTTGAAAACCAATCATTAATTTTTGATGTTCACGATATGCGAAATCCTATTGATTACGATCCTGTAGATGCGGTTTTTAATCTTTTTACAAGTTTCGGATATTTTGATAATGAAGAAGATGATAAAAAAGTTTTCCAATCGGTTTGCAATGCCTTGAAAAAAGACGGCTATTTTGTTTTAGATTATCTGAATGAAGAATTCGTACGAAACACTTTGGTTCCTGAAACAGTTATCAGCAGAGAAGGAATTGATTTTAAAATTTCTAAAAAAATCGAAGACAGACATATTATTAAAAATATAAGATTTGAAGCAGACGGAAAATCTCATCACTTTTTCGAAAAAGTAAAGCTTCATACTTTAGAAACCATTAAAAACTATGCTGAAGAAAGCGGTTTTGAGAGAGTTAAAATCTGGGGAGATTATCAGTTGAATGATTTCAATAAAGATGTTTCGCCACGTTGTATCAATTTATTTAAGAAAAAATAAATCAAAAAATTGCACTTGGAATGGTGACCAATATATTATTTACAATATTAACATTAATTTCAATATTTGGTGGAATTAAGTTCGGATATTTTCATAGTCATACACCTCCACTTCCATTTGTTATTTCAAGTTTATTATTAATCATTGGAATATTTGTAATCTTTTTCAAGAAAATTTTATTTCAAAATAAAACTAACTTTGGTATACATCTTATGATAATGGGTGTGAATCTGGTCATTGTTTTATTTTGTTTATCACCCATTTTTAATTAATATGATTTTCATTCTCCTTATTTTAAGTGTCGTTGCCGGAGTTTTACTCGGTAAATATTTTGGACAAAAAGAAAAATTTTCCAAAAATTTATTGATTTTAAGTGCCGGATTTTTAATTACCATTTGTTTAAATGAAGTTTTCCCGCAGGTTTACACTTCAGACATTGGTAATCTTGGAATTTTCGTTATTGGCGGAGTTTTGCTGCAGATGATTCTTGAAGCTTTGACGAAGGGTTTCGAGCATGGGCATTTTCATCATCATGGGGAAAGCAATATTCTTCCGATGGCATTAATGGTCGGGCTTTTTATTCATGCTTTTATTGAAGGAATTCCTTTAGCGAATGAAACAAATCCGTTTTCACCTTATCTGTTGGGAATTTTGTTTCATAACTTGCCTATTTCTTTTATTTTGGGAGCATTTTTATTTAACAGAACACATTCAAAAATATCTTATCCTTCAATATTA
Coding sequences within it:
- a CDS encoding alpha-ketoacid dehydrogenase subunit alpha/beta; this translates as MENTLHEKVSKDILLKAYNHMMLAKAMADIYEENRNVTKYVHSTSRGHEAIQLATAYQLKKEDWVSPYYRDESILLGIGFQPYQLMLQLLAKADDPFSGGRSYYSHPSSRDEDKPKIIHQSSATGMQTIPTAGVAQGIKYIQDFNLQQFENNPVVVCSLGDNSVTEGEVSEALQFAALHQLPIIFLVQDNEWGISVTKEEARTCDAYDFVAGFEGLGRMRVDGTNFVESFEVMKKAVDFVRAERKPLVVCAKTVLIGHHTSGVRREFYRDEEDLTKHRAKDPGEILRNQLLESGVDEELLKQITKKARLEAEEAFERAQKAEDPKPETVMQHIFAPTPITEEIGTREPEGGEKIVMVDAAIHAIQEIMWKHPEALLYGQDVGERIGGVFRETVTLGKKFGSKRVFNTAIQEAYIIGSTTGMSAVGLKPIVEVQFADYIYPGINQLITEISKSSYLSQGKFPVSNIIRVPIGAYGGGGPYHSGSVESILANIKGIKIAYPSNAADFKGLLKAAYYDPNPVVMLEHKGLYWSKVPGTEDAKTIEPAEDYILPFGKGKIVIEADDKEIKKGNTLVVITYGMGVYWAKEAVKNFGGKVEVIDLRTLIPLDEELVFERVKAHGKCIVLTEEQLNNSFAEAFAHRISKNCFKYLDAPVETMGSLDTPAVPINLILEKEMLPNAEKLTKKIDEMLKY
- a CDS encoding bestrophin family protein is translated as MITTKYVNYRQVLNLSGFHLILIAVWCTLIAVLFHVFHWDWMIIPWVPVALIGTAEAFLVGFKNNQAYDRLWEARKIWGGIVNSSRSFASMVYAFDTNNENLGKFDIEDRKKKIVHRHIAWLYAFREQLLVPAEWEHIKVEEEHFKNIDHKRNRLIKAGFPDYGRTPIFLNKYLSEEEAELQNHYKNFATYLIAQQSKDVNELKNREAISEFNQIQLQDCLNEFYTLQGQAERIKKFPLPRQFASTAFVFNVIFIMLLPLGLVSEFAKLGDWGIWASIPFCITIGWIYIIMELVGDYSENPFEGLMFDIPMLAICRSIEVDLLQMGGDKDLPDAITSKNGVLV
- a CDS encoding Lrp/AsnC family transcriptional regulator; this translates as MTFDETDKKLLQYLQEDCKQTTKELSYKLGLSVTAVYERIRKLENSGVISKYVALVDKTKIDRKFLILCHVKLTQHKKEYVMQFEKEVMNLQEVTECFHVSGDYDYILKICLKDMDDYRNFMVTKLTTLQHIASTHSSFTISEVKNTTKIIL
- a CDS encoding aminotransferase class I/II-fold pyridoxal phosphate-dependent enzyme; this translates as MNHFNAANEIQDLQYFGEFGGVNPSISDSSTYTFLSAKTMFDTFEGNAEGCYLYSRHSSPMNLYLSEALAKMENTEAANVTASGMGAITSVLMQVCKSGDHIISSRTIYGGTYAFMKNFLPPFQIETSFVDINNFESIENAIKENTKIIYCESVSNPLLEVADLRKLSEICKRHNLKLIVDNTFSPLTISPTLLGADIVIHSLTKFINGSSDTVGGVYCGSQEFINDTKNVNNGACMLLGPTMDSFRSASILKNLRTLHIRMKQHSHNALFLAERFEEDGLKVSYPGLKSHKNHELMKSMMHEEYGFGGLLTLDAGTTDKANELMEMMQQENLGYLAVSLGFYKTLFSCSGSSTSSEIPEEEREAMGISDGLIRFSIGLDHDIERTYEKMKECMLKTGVLNHETISSIF
- a CDS encoding glycosyltransferase; the encoded protein is MKPTISIVVAIFNRKDELFELLNSLNSQTDKDFEVIIVDDGSLIDLQPTIHQFEEILTIKYFKKTNSGPGLSRNYGAKRASNDWLVFVDSDVIVEKDYIENIKKDILTIPCDAFGGADKAHKGFNLMQKAISYSMTSVFTTGGIRGNKKAVSKFQPRSFNMGVKKEVFEKVGGFSEMRIGEDPDLSMTLWENGFTTAFFDTIAVYHKRRVDFGKFSKQVYQFGCARPILNQRHPNYVKISFAFPTLFLLGYVLGFIEYFILGKGFILSLFGLYTFMVLIHATIVTKNIAIGAMAVISTYIQMFSYGYGFLKSWTLLNVLKMKPEDAFPKHFHKV
- a CDS encoding LysR family transcriptional regulator; this translates as MSDFRLKVFLEVKKHLNFSKASEALFITQPAVSKHIKTLEDELGVQLFERTKQGVKLTLEGEKYSTFAEEIMNLYEEGKFVMNQVKNKYDGTLKIGASTTIAQYILPKILAQFASQYQGIEITLFNNNTEEIENLLIQKKIDLGFIEGISGKSQLKYAEIGKDELVCTVNANHPLAKRNSCSVHDILQFPWVFREQGSGSLDVLNVYLKQIGIHRKDIQTEAYLGSTESIKSYLKVSECIGFVSVYSITDEILAGKLKILDIDNLEMLRSFYSVELHGSLKNIPKLFLSFLNNNIK
- a CDS encoding YeiH family protein — its product is MIQNISPSLRKFIFFFALFICLLPFIDAPLALVLGFLVSSIVPDSFKKYQGKLTHFLLQFSVVGLGFGMNIHEAMKAGKEGFVFTVASIFLTLTAGILIGNFLKIRKNTSTLISAGTAICGGSAIAAIAPVINADENETSVSLATIFALNSIALFLFPVLGHLLSMDQHQFGLWCAVAIHDTSSVVGASSKFGNEALKIATTVKLERALWIIPISLLFAFINKKNGTGKIKIPYFIFLFVLAIVASSYIPAVEAISEHIVFLAKKGLTFTLFLIGSNMSITALKAVGIKPLIQGVLLWALISVGSLLVILWI
- a CDS encoding DUF1622 domain-containing protein, whose translation is MEEIKIYIDYIARIIEVIGVLTIFAGAVIALIKYLFSIQSTNPRSYKILKQELGKAILLGLEILVAGDIIATVVTEPTIDRLLALGLIVLIRTFLSISIQVEVEGKFPWQKKEEI
- a CDS encoding branched-chain amino acid ABC transporter substrate-binding protein translates to MPFDFLDGLAVLAEFLSFGSSSKSSSDSEKNTKSSKKSKYTTELWSGSFLVIASILYFIVLKDPFPEENYIQSVLICTLIGFAISFILFFSLYHLGLFYFKSLFKLILFSSSVILLVISFVLFMYYQSGIFL